From Strix uralensis isolate ZFMK-TIS-50842 chromosome 1, bStrUra1, whole genome shotgun sequence, a single genomic window includes:
- the MRPL32 gene encoding large ribosomal subunit protein bL32m → MAALVVLGLPPLPRLRGLLQRCWGQLERGLLPGFSGSQSPPWGPALAVQAPAFLPEPVRDSRESNEGPSLLDSILWMAAPKKRRTIEVNRCRRRNPNKLIKVKNNIDVCPECGNLKQKHVLCGYCYAKVKAETRLIRMEMGKKEGGPFNAPTVETVVLYDGEKPTEKDEGKRIIERARKRPSWFVQN, encoded by the exons ATGGCGGCCCTGGTGGTGCTGGGCCTCCCGCCGCTGCCGCGGCTTCGCGGGCTCCTTCAGCGCTGCTGGGGGCAGCTGGAACGCGGCCTCTTGCCGGGTTTCTCTGGGAGCCAGAGCCCGCCCTGGG GGCCAGCATTAGCTGTCCAAGCTCCAGCTTTTCTCCCAGAGCCAGTAAGAGACAGTAGAGAAAGTAATGAGGGACCCAGCCTCTTAGACAGCATCCTGTGGATGGCAGCGCCAAAGAAAAGGCGCACCATTGAAGTGAACCGCTGCAGGCGAAGAAATCCCAATAAGCTTATAAAAGTAAAG AATAACATAGATGTGTGTCCTGAGTGTGGAAACTTGAAGCAGAAACACGTCCTTTGTGGCTATTGTTATGCAAAAGTCAAAGCAGAAACTCGCCTGATAAGGATGGAAATGGGTAAAAAGGAAGGAGGACCATTTAATGCTCCAACTGTAGAGACTGTCGTCCTCTATGATGGAGAAAAGCCTACAGAAAAGGATGAAGGCAAGAGGATCATTGAAAGAGCCAGAAAGCGTCCGTCTTGGTTTGTTCAAAATTGA